DNA from Halostella limicola:
CTTCTCGCTCCCGGGCGTCGACGGCCGCGACCCGTCGTACTACGACCTGCACCGGCGGATCGGCGACGTCGACGCGGCGGTGCTCGCGTTCGTCCCGTCGGCCCACGCGCCGGTCTGTCGTGACGACCTGCGCGCGCTCGGCACGTCGGCGTGGGCCGACGACGAGGACGTGCTCGTCTGGCCGATGACCGGCGACACCGTCTTCGCAAACGCCAGCGCGGTCGAGCGCGACGGCCTCCGGACGCCCCTGCTCAGCGACTACCACGCGAGCATCGCGGACGCCTACGGCGTCGCGCTCGACGACTGGCACGCCCACCGGAACATCCCCGGCCGCGCCCTGTTCGTCGTCGACCCGGAGTGGACCGTCCGCCACGCGTGGTCGCCCGCGGACCCGTTCGACGTGCCGGAGGCGTCCCCGTTCGAGGCGGTCGCCGCGGCGCTGTCGGAGTTGGGCGTCGACGCGCCGGCCCCCGACGTAGAGTACCGCGTCTAGCCGTCGGGGCGCTTCTTCGACAGCACGGTCCGCTCGAACTCACAGACCAGCTCGTCGTCCCGGTTGACGGCGAACGCCTCGACGCGCATGGTGACGACGCCCCGCTCGCCGTCGCTGGTCTCGCGCTTGTCCGTCACCGTCGACTGCGCGCGGATCGTGTCGCCGTGAAACACCGGCGACGGGTGCTCGACCTCGTCGTACGAGAGGTTCGCGACGATGGTGCCGTCGGTCGTCTCGGGGATCGTGAGGCCGACGGCGAGGCTCATCGTGTAGAGGCCGTTGGCGAGGCGCTCGCCGAACTGGGTGTCCTCGGCGAACTCGGCGTCGAGGTGGAGCGGCTGCTGGTTCATCGTCATGTCGCAGAACGCCTGGTTGTCGCGTTCGCTCACGGTTCGGCGCTTCTCGTGTTCGATCGTCTCGCCGACCTCGAACTCCTCGTAGTACAGACCGGGCATGCGTGGACCGACACCGACCGGGAAAAAAAGCGCGGCGACTCTCAGTCGGCGGTTATCTCGACGCGGTTGACGCTCATGTGCAGGTGGGTGACTCGGGGGATGGTCTCCTCCGCCGGGAGCGGGTCGACGCCGCGCAGGGCCTCGTCGAAGTGGATGGAGCCCTGGCGGACGCGCGTCGTGCCGCCGACGATCCCGCCGTAGATCTCCGCGTGGCCGTCCACGGTGACGCTGCCCGCGCCGGAGTTAGTGCTGGGAGCGTACACGACGCCTTTGAACACTGCGCTGTTCCCGTTGCCGTTGCCGTCGAACATGACGTCTGTCTCCGGCGTCCCGTACACCCACATCTGGGTGGCGTTGTCGTCCGGGACGTGGACCTGCGCCTGATCGTCCATCGTGAAGTCGTCCAGGATGAAGATCCGTGCGGTGTTGTCCCCCTTTACGGAGATGTTCGCCGACCCGTCCATGTCGATGCCCTCCTGAACCGCGACGTAGACGTTGCCGCCCGTCGTGTCCAGCGTGATGTTCTGGTCGGTGAGCGAGAGGGAGCCGTTGATGTAGTACCTCCCGGCGGGAAGCGTGACGTGGTCGTTGGGACTGCTCGCGCCCCAGGCTATCTGGTCGTCGTCACTGATGTTGTCGGCCGCATCGTTGTCGTTGTTCGAGTCGTTGCCGTAGCGCTCGATGCGCCCCTCGACGTACGCCCGGATCGGCGGCGTACTGTTCACGGAGGCGTTGTTCGCCATCCAGCCGACGATCTCGGCGTTCTGGTGGGTGTCGTTGTTGCGCCCGTACGAGATGTTCCCGCCGACGTACGCCGAGGAGGCCGAGACGTCGATGTCACCGCCCACCTCGATGTTGCCGTTCACCTCGCCGTTGCTCGAAACCTCGATGTTGCCGGCGGTCGCGATCGTCCCGTTGTTGCCGGCATCGGACTGGTTGTACGGCCCCTCCGACGAGTTGTAGCTGTCGGTCGTCGCCGACCCGCCGCCGGCGCCGATGACGAGGTTGGTGTCCGTCCCGGTCTGGAACAGGCCCTGGTGGACGTTCTTCCGGTCGCGCGGCGAGACGAGGACGATACTGACCTCGTTCTCGTCGTGGTCGTACTCGGCGATGCCGCCGGTCAGCTGCTCCAGGTAGTCCCCCCAGGCGAGGTAGTACTCGCTCTGGACGGTCATGTTGATCCGCCCCTCGTAGATCGGGTTCGACGTCTCGTCGTCGCCGTCGTTCCGGATCGGGAACCGGAGCTCGGTGCCGTTGTCGGAGATAGTGAGGGTGTCGCCCGAGGAGTTCCGGCCCTCGATCAGGGTCAGCGGGATGGTCGCGGTCGGCGACTCCTGTCCGTCCGCGCGGTAGTGCACGTCGGGGCGAGAGACCATCCGGCTCCCGGAGTCGGTGGCGCGCCAGACGCCGCCGCCCTGGAAGGCGAGTCGCTCGCCGTCGATCTCGTAGACGACCTGCCCGAGCGACTCGTTGAGCAGGACCCGCTTGACCTCGCCGGTGGTCTCGTTCTCCATGGTGATGTTGACGGCACCGGCGTCGGGTTCGACGCGCGTCTCACCGTCGCCGGAGTCAGCCACCGTGAGCACCTCCGTGTTGTTCGACCCCGCCGCGACGCGGCTCGCCTTCGCGTCGATCTGGGAGAGCGCGTTCTCCGCGCTGTCCACGTTCGCGCCGCGCTGGGTCTCCGAGAGGGCGTCCGAGCCGACGACGAGGACGGCGGTCGCTCCGGTGACCGTCAGCCCGATCAGCAGGACCACCGCGATGACCGACGACTGCCCGCGCGTCGCGTCGCCGAAGGGTGACGACCACCTCCCCTCCCGCGTCGCTTCCTGCTCCGCGCGCTTCGCCCGTCCGACAGTCGTCTGATCAGATTTCGTCATGTTCGATTTCAGTACGGGGGAAGGGCCCGTCTGCGCCTAACCACGACGCTCGCGCCGGTCGCGTCGATTCTCCCCCCGAAGTTGGTAGTGCAGACGACCCCCGAGCACCTAAGTATATCCCATCAGTAAAGTAAATATTCGGTTAATTAATTGGATCTTGACTGTTGTCTTCGCCTCGAAAGCGGCGTATTTTTGACGCGTTCGCCGGCGGGAAACGACGGAGGTCGGATAGTTTGAAACCGTTGCCGAACGGACGGCGAGTATGGCACGCAGAAGCGTTCTGTTCAGCCCGGGGGACCAGCCGGAATTGCTCCGCAAGGCGCCGACGAGCGGCGCCGACGTGGTCGTGTTCGATCTGGAAGACGCGGTCGCGCCCGGACGGAAACCGGCCGGGAGAGAGGCGGTCCGAGACGTGCTCGCGGACCCCTCGTTCGACCCCGACTGCGAGGTCTGCGTTCGGGTCAAC
Protein-coding regions in this window:
- a CDS encoding redoxin domain-containing protein; translation: MLSEGGTAPDFSLPGVDGRDPSYYDLHRRIGDVDAAVLAFVPSAHAPVCRDDLRALGTSAWADDEDVLVWPMTGDTVFANASAVERDGLRTPLLSDYHASIADAYGVALDDWHAHRNIPGRALFVVDPEWTVRHAWSPADPFDVPEASPFEAVAAALSELGVDAPAPDVEYRV
- a CDS encoding MaoC family dehydratase; this encodes MPGLYYEEFEVGETIEHEKRRTVSERDNQAFCDMTMNQQPLHLDAEFAEDTQFGERLANGLYTMSLAVGLTIPETTDGTIVANLSYDEVEHPSPVFHGDTIRAQSTVTDKRETSDGERGVVTMRVEAFAVNRDDELVCEFERTVLSKKRPDG
- a CDS encoding polymer-forming cytoskeletal protein; its protein translation is MTKSDQTTVGRAKRAEQEATREGRWSSPFGDATRGQSSVIAVVLLIGLTVTGATAVLVVGSDALSETQRGANVDSAENALSQIDAKASRVAAGSNNTEVLTVADSGDGETRVEPDAGAVNITMENETTGEVKRVLLNESLGQVVYEIDGERLAFQGGGVWRATDSGSRMVSRPDVHYRADGQESPTATIPLTLIEGRNSSGDTLTISDNGTELRFPIRNDGDDETSNPIYEGRINMTVQSEYYLAWGDYLEQLTGGIAEYDHDENEVSIVLVSPRDRKNVHQGLFQTGTDTNLVIGAGGGSATTDSYNSSEGPYNQSDAGNNGTIATAGNIEVSSNGEVNGNIEVGGDIDVSASSAYVGGNISYGRNNDTHQNAEIVGWMANNASVNSTPPIRAYVEGRIERYGNDSNNDNDAADNISDDDQIAWGASSPNDHVTLPAGRYYINGSLSLTDQNITLDTTGGNVYVAVQEGIDMDGSANISVKGDNTARIFILDDFTMDDQAQVHVPDDNATQMWVYGTPETDVMFDGNGNGNSAVFKGVVYAPSTNSGAGSVTVDGHAEIYGGIVGGTTRVRQGSIHFDEALRGVDPLPAEETIPRVTHLHMSVNRVEITAD